Proteins co-encoded in one Bacteroidales bacterium genomic window:
- a CDS encoding cation:proton antiporter translates to MLPINELLLQEFKIPLQNPILVFALILLIILFSPIILKKLNIPSLIGLIISGVIIGPHGLNLLEKNFAVDLFSTIGLLYIMFIAGLELDLNEFIANRKKSIIFGFLTFAIPIGIGFPICYYWLGYNIIASFLISSMFATQTLVAYPIVSKLGVAKNEAVAITIGGTIFTDTAVLINLAIIKNINAATTDNTFWIALTISLIIFLIIMFFIIPRITKWFFQKLESEKYSHYIYVLFILFLSAFLSQLSGLEPIIGAFAAGIAMNLVIPHSSALMNRIEFIGNSLFIPFFLISVGMIIDVSVIFQGPTTILISAILIIIALFSKYLAALFTQFIFKYTATQRQLIFGLSSAHAAAILAFILVGYKAHIIDDTVFNGTIILILITCIVSSFVTEKAAKQLVIQGDSKIHNLGLNVWEYILIPIVNWTNLEKILRFAILLKDKKSPNPISLLTIVPNDLEAEVNIIKSRKKLEEYLETASSTETPVNIIVSIDHNAIAGILRTSKEIMANMLLIGWPKKADIFDKILGDNIEKLITELDKNIFLAHFEKPFTSIKRIILITPPLAEKEYGFNLWRTKILKIANELTVSIVHFGDIKTYDAISDEYKKKNSSLPITFIPFNEWEDFLILSKYIKNNDLIVLVSARKRSVSYINELENIPVKMDKYFNENNKIVVFPQQSSNNYLNLSYENIPTGMKTVRLVGKGISYIFKKQK, encoded by the coding sequence ATGTTGCCCATAAATGAGCTTTTGTTGCAGGAATTTAAAATTCCTTTACAAAATCCGATTTTAGTTTTTGCGCTTATACTGTTAATAATCTTGTTTTCTCCCATAATTCTTAAAAAACTAAATATACCTTCGCTCATTGGTTTAATTATTTCTGGTGTTATTATTGGACCTCATGGGCTCAATTTACTTGAAAAAAATTTTGCAGTTGATTTATTTTCAACTATCGGATTGTTATATATTATGTTTATTGCAGGCTTAGAGTTAGATTTGAATGAATTTATAGCCAATAGGAAAAAGAGTATAATTTTTGGTTTTCTTACTTTTGCTATACCTATTGGAATAGGCTTCCCAATTTGTTATTATTGGCTTGGTTATAATATAATTGCAAGTTTTTTAATTTCAAGCATGTTTGCAACTCAAACATTAGTGGCATACCCCATTGTGAGTAAGCTTGGTGTAGCAAAAAATGAAGCCGTAGCTATAACTATAGGTGGAACAATTTTTACCGATACGGCTGTTTTAATAAATTTGGCCATTATAAAAAATATTAACGCAGCTACTACTGACAATACCTTTTGGATTGCCTTAACCATCTCATTGATCATTTTTTTAATAATAATGTTTTTTATTATTCCGCGTATTACAAAGTGGTTTTTTCAGAAGTTAGAGAGTGAAAAATATTCGCATTACATATATGTATTATTTATTCTTTTTTTATCTGCATTTTTATCTCAATTATCGGGTTTAGAGCCTATTATTGGTGCTTTTGCGGCTGGAATAGCTATGAATTTGGTTATTCCGCACTCCAGTGCTCTTATGAACAGAATAGAATTTATTGGCAATTCTCTTTTTATTCCGTTTTTTTTAATTTCGGTAGGTATGATAATAGACGTCAGCGTCATTTTTCAAGGTCCTACAACTATATTGATATCGGCAATTCTTATTATTATTGCTTTATTTAGTAAATATCTTGCTGCATTATTCACTCAATTTATTTTTAAATATACAGCTACTCAACGACAACTTATTTTTGGTTTAAGTAGTGCTCATGCGGCTGCCATATTAGCTTTTATTTTGGTTGGTTATAAGGCTCATATTATTGACGATACCGTTTTTAATGGAACGATTATATTAATTTTGATTACTTGCATAGTCTCATCATTTGTTACCGAGAAAGCAGCCAAACAATTAGTTATTCAAGGTGATTCAAAAATACATAATTTAGGTTTAAATGTTTGGGAATATATTCTTATTCCAATTGTAAATTGGACGAATTTAGAAAAGATTTTACGTTTTGCTATTTTGCTAAAAGATAAAAAATCGCCGAACCCGATTTCTTTACTAACGATTGTTCCAAATGATTTAGAAGCAGAGGTAAATATTATCAAATCGAGAAAAAAATTGGAAGAATATTTAGAAACTGCTTCGTCGACAGAAACTCCAGTTAATATTATCGTAAGTATTGACCATAATGCTATAGCCGGCATACTACGAACATCAAAAGAAATTATGGCCAATATGCTCTTAATAGGTTGGCCAAAGAAAGCAGATATTTTTGATAAAATATTAGGCGATAATATAGAAAAACTTATTACTGAACTTGATAAAAATATTTTTTTAGCTCATTTCGAAAAACCTTTTACTAGTATAAAGCGGATTATACTTATTACTCCACCATTAGCGGAAAAAGAATATGGTTTTAATCTTTGGAGAACAAAAATTTTGAAAATTGCTAACGAACTAACTGTTTCTATTGTTCATTTTGGCGATATAAAAACCTATGATGCGATTTCTGATGAATATAAAAAGAAAAATAGTTCATTACCAATTACATTTATTCCTTTTAATGAATGGGAAGATTTTTTAATACTTTCAAAATATATCAAAAATAATGATTTAATAGTATTAGTGTCGGCAAGAAAAAGAAGTGTTTCTTATATTAACGAATTAGAAAATATTCCTGTTAAAATGGATAAATATTTTAATGAAAACAACAAGATAGTTGTTTTTCCACAACAATCGTCGAATAATTATTTAAATTTAAGTTACGAAAATATTCCAACAGGAATGAAAACTGTACGGCTTGTGGGGAAAGGAATTAGTTATATTTTTAAAAAGCAAAAATAA
- a CDS encoding orotate phosphoribosyltransferase, with protein sequence MSQELKMEIAKNLLQIKAIKLNVEQPFTWASGWKSPIYCDNRKTYFYPELRKLITQGFVKTIQEKFPHVEVIAGVATGAIGYGALVAEAMNLPYVYVRSEPKKHGLENLIEGENPQGKKVVVIEDLISTGGSSLKVVQALRDAQANVLGLTAIFTYQFDTAINAFNEKQCDYYTLSNYETLINIAIEMNYVEQHHLETLSEWRKSPGTWKQE encoded by the coding sequence ATGAGTCAAGAATTAAAAATGGAAATTGCTAAAAATTTGTTACAAATTAAAGCAATAAAATTGAATGTAGAACAACCTTTTACCTGGGCTTCGGGTTGGAAGTCGCCTATTTATTGCGATAACCGTAAAACCTATTTCTATCCCGAATTGCGAAAACTCATTACTCAAGGCTTTGTTAAGACTATACAAGAAAAATTTCCCCATGTTGAAGTTATTGCCGGAGTGGCAACCGGTGCGATTGGATATGGTGCATTAGTTGCCGAAGCTATGAATTTACCCTATGTATATGTACGCAGTGAGCCCAAAAAGCATGGTTTAGAAAATCTTATCGAGGGCGAAAATCCACAAGGCAAAAAAGTGGTGGTGATTGAAGACTTAATTTCGACCGGCGGCAGCAGTTTAAAAGTTGTTCAGGCTTTACGCGATGCCCAAGCCAATGTACTTGGTCTTACTGCAATTTTTACATATCAATTCGATACTGCCATCAATGCTTTTAACGAAAAACAATGCGATTATTATACATTAAGCAACTACGAAACGCTCATAAATATTGCTATTGAGATGAACTATGTAGAGCAACATCATCTCGAAACATTATCGGAATGGAGAAAATCACCCGGAACTTGGAAACAAGAGTAA
- a CDS encoding CRISPR-associated protein, which translates to MLINLSNHPSDSWPESQKQKAHELYQEIIDLSFPEVDPNGDEEYIENLAELYLNKIIEIKNRTSNTVIVHLMGELTFCFALVKKLQGYNIKCVASTTKRMVDTTSKNTIVKTFSFVRFREYI; encoded by the coding sequence ATGCTAATTAACCTCTCCAATCATCCATCTGATAGTTGGCCTGAATCGCAAAAGCAGAAGGCCCATGAACTATATCAGGAAATTATTGATCTTTCTTTTCCTGAGGTTGACCCTAATGGCGATGAGGAGTATATTGAAAATTTAGCAGAACTTTACTTAAATAAAATAATCGAAATTAAAAATAGAACTTCAAATACTGTTATAGTTCATCTTATGGGTGAACTAACATTTTGCTTTGCGTTAGTTAAGAAATTACAGGGCTATAACATCAAATGTGTTGCATCTACTACTAAGCGTATGGTTGATACAACTTCGAAAAATACAATAGTAAAAACCTTTTCTTTTGTTCGTTTTCGCGAGTATATATAA
- a CDS encoding DUF4249 domain-containing protein: MKKFVNIVLISLLFISCEKEITVNMPTPENKIVIEAAIEDGQYAWAFITRTAAYFAPVDSEIIMNMIVKNATIVVSDGIETDTMQLSLDPYTFPYLKYIGTKIKGQAGKQYYLTVMVDGKTYTARTTIPHPVAFDSLKFKPDVNKDTLGFIWIYLKDPDTLGNYYRAFTKIIGKDSVFLHPYPSVADDRYFNGQKAEYQLFRGRNPLEDNLYDDQGLDSAGVARWYFRTGQTVVVKLCQIDVQHYRFWYSVEQQFMTDGNPFATPTSLKTNIEGGAIGIWGGYGVFIDTLKIPKYVKY; encoded by the coding sequence ATGAAAAAGTTTGTTAACATTGTTTTAATTAGCTTACTATTCATTTCATGTGAAAAAGAAATTACAGTAAATATGCCTACCCCCGAAAATAAAATTGTAATTGAAGCAGCCATTGAAGATGGGCAATACGCATGGGCTTTTATTACTCGAACTGCTGCTTACTTTGCCCCCGTCGATTCTGAAATTATTATGAATATGATAGTTAAAAATGCTACCATTGTCGTATCAGACGGTATCGAAACAGATACCATGCAATTAAGCTTAGACCCTTACACTTTTCCTTATCTTAAATATATAGGAACAAAAATTAAAGGACAAGCAGGCAAACAATACTATTTAACCGTTATGGTTGACGGCAAAACCTACACCGCCCGTACTACTATCCCTCATCCCGTTGCATTCGATAGCTTAAAATTCAAACCAGATGTCAATAAAGATACTTTAGGTTTTATTTGGATATATTTAAAAGACCCCGATACCCTCGGAAATTATTACCGTGCTTTTACAAAAATTATTGGAAAAGATAGCGTATTTCTACATCCCTATCCATCTGTAGCAGACGACCGATATTTTAACGGACAAAAGGCAGAATATCAACTATTTAGAGGACGAAATCCCCTTGAAGATAATTTATACGACGACCAAGGTTTAGATTCAGCTGGGGTTGCACGTTGGTATTTCAGAACCGGACAAACAGTTGTAGTTAAACTCTGCCAAATTGATGTACAACATTACCGTTTTTGGTACTCAGTAGAACAACAATTTATGACCGATGGAAATCCATTTGCAACACCCACATCGCTAAAAACTAACATTGAAGGAGGTGCTATTGGCATTTGGGGAGGATATGGAGTATTTATCGACACGTTAAAAATTCCTAAATATGTAAAATATTAG
- a CDS encoding NUDIX domain-containing protein produces MNKLIATIHRDYLPKNVLQEKAILFLDVEKIETFLTKVEFLPREKVEKIIDYKQIIPYIVLENEFNQIAAYKRKGNELRLHHLWSIGFGGHIEHTDVENNFCTETIKKAAIRELKEEFSDKVNYELIFKGIINEEITDVGKNHLGFVFKTRVKKNEYILSKEIGNIDWINFHNINLSEFELWSQMTMELLTKN; encoded by the coding sequence ATGAATAAATTAATTGCTACTATACATAGGGATTATTTACCCAAAAATGTTTTACAGGAAAAGGCCATATTATTTTTGGATGTTGAAAAAATAGAAACTTTTCTTACTAAAGTTGAGTTTCTACCACGTGAAAAAGTGGAAAAAATTATAGATTACAAGCAAATAATACCCTATATCGTTCTTGAAAATGAATTTAATCAAATTGCTGCTTACAAAAGAAAAGGTAACGAATTGCGATTGCATCATTTATGGTCTATTGGATTTGGTGGTCATATAGAACATACTGATGTTGAAAATAATTTCTGCACAGAAACAATAAAAAAAGCTGCTATTCGGGAATTAAAAGAAGAGTTTTCGGATAAAGTAAACTATGAATTAATATTTAAAGGAATTATTAATGAAGAAATTACAGATGTTGGTAAAAACCACTTGGGATTTGTATTTAAAACTCGGGTAAAAAAAAATGAGTATATTCTATCTAAAGAAATCGGTAATATAGATTGGATAAATTTTCACAACATTAATCTTTCAGAATTTGAATTATGGTCTCAAATGACCATGGAATTATTAACTAAAAATTAA
- the trxB gene encoding thioredoxin-disulfide reductase, translated as MGLFSTFNSNEKNDSNLNKELPKEQVKCLIIGSGPAGLTAAIYAARANLKPVLYEGLQPGGQLTTTTEVENFPGYPEGVTGPVLMEDIKKQAQRFGADIRFGMATKVDFTGPIHKVWIDDEKIIEAESVIIATGATAKYLGLPSEEKFKGQGVSACATCDGFFYRGQDVAVVGGGDTACEEATYLAGICRKVYLIVRKNYLRASKAMQQKAMNTPNIEILFEHQTKEIVGDDNGVNGVILTDKNGNEKRIDISGFFVAIGHHPNSEIFKPYIETDEVGYIITKPGSTQTNVAGVFACGDVQDKLFRQAITAAGSGCMAAIEAERYLSNRE; from the coding sequence ATGGGATTATTTTCAACATTTAACTCAAACGAAAAAAACGATTCAAATTTAAACAAAGAATTACCCAAAGAACAAGTAAAATGTTTAATTATTGGCAGCGGACCTGCAGGGCTTACAGCAGCTATTTATGCTGCTAGAGCAAATCTTAAGCCTGTTTTATACGAAGGATTACAACCTGGTGGCCAGCTTACAACAACTACCGAAGTTGAGAATTTTCCAGGCTACCCCGAAGGTGTTACCGGTCCGGTTTTAATGGAAGATATAAAAAAACAAGCACAACGCTTCGGAGCCGACATTCGGTTTGGCATGGCAACCAAAGTAGATTTTACCGGACCCATTCATAAAGTTTGGATCGACGACGAAAAAATAATCGAAGCAGAATCGGTTATTATTGCGACAGGAGCTACTGCCAAATATCTAGGGCTACCCTCCGAAGAAAAGTTCAAAGGACAAGGCGTATCGGCATGTGCCACATGCGATGGATTTTTCTATCGCGGACAAGACGTTGCAGTAGTTGGTGGTGGCGATACAGCTTGCGAAGAAGCTACCTATTTAGCTGGAATTTGTCGCAAAGTATATTTAATTGTACGTAAAAATTATTTAAGAGCATCCAAAGCTATGCAACAAAAAGCAATGAATACTCCTAATATCGAAATTTTATTTGAACACCAAACAAAAGAAATAGTGGGAGATGATAACGGCGTTAATGGGGTCATTCTTACCGATAAAAATGGTAACGAAAAAAGAATAGATATTTCAGGATTCTTTGTCGCAATCGGACATCATCCAAATTCTGAAATTTTTAAACCATATATCGAAACCGACGAAGTTGGTTACATTATTACAAAACCAGGTAGTACACAAACCAATGTTGCAGGTGTATTTGCTTGTGGTGATGTACAAGATAAACTTTTTAGACAAGCCATTACAGCAGCAGGTTCAGGTTGTATGGCAGCTATCGAAGCTGAACGATATTTGTCAAATAGAGAATAA
- a CDS encoding NUDIX domain-containing protein — translation MKYSIYNVNHELLITDHLPLSGDKDIFFYEPFDWNKIISLFNEKSIVLITKKPEVAFNEFQSNYEPIEASGCLIVNEQQQWLMIYRLGYWDLPKGKIDEGESPLQTAVREIKEECNITINPDDCTFFEHTYHVYNLNNKPILKRTHWYLCNYREQYTLLIPQIEENIEKVEWVSREQWKKRKQLSYPSIVQVVEKFLSYKSK, via the coding sequence ATGAAATATTCAATTTATAATGTTAACCATGAACTTTTGATTACCGATCATTTACCGTTATCTGGCGACAAAGATATATTTTTTTACGAACCTTTCGATTGGAATAAAATCATTTCGTTGTTCAATGAAAAATCGATCGTTCTTATAACTAAAAAACCTGAAGTTGCTTTCAACGAATTTCAATCGAACTATGAACCCATAGAAGCATCCGGGTGTTTAATTGTAAACGAGCAGCAACAATGGTTAATGATTTACCGATTAGGTTATTGGGATTTACCCAAAGGAAAAATTGATGAGGGTGAAAGCCCATTGCAAACTGCAGTGAGGGAGATAAAAGAAGAGTGCAACATAACTATAAATCCCGATGATTGTACTTTTTTTGAGCACACCTACCATGTTTATAATTTAAATAATAAACCTATTTTAAAGCGTACTCATTGGTATTTATGTAATTATAGAGAACAATATACTTTACTCATTCCTCAAATCGAAGAAAATATTGAAAAAGTAGAATGGGTAAGTCGCGAACAATGGAAAAAACGTAAGCAATTGTCCTATCCTTCTATTGTTCAGGTCGTTGAAAAGTTTTTATCTTATAAATCTAAGTGA
- the mscL gene encoding large-conductance mechanosensitive channel protein MscL: MIKEFKTFAMRGNVIDMAVGIIIGGAFGKIVSSLVNDIIMPPIGVLIGGVKFTDLSIVIKDAVPASVNNLGQTIPEVPAVTINYGNFVQVVFDFLIIAFVIFMMIKMMNRLKKKEDETPEPPAQPTKQELLLTEIRDLLKK, from the coding sequence ATTATTAAAGAATTTAAAACATTTGCCATGAGAGGAAATGTAATAGACATGGCGGTTGGTATTATTATTGGTGGCGCATTTGGTAAAATAGTAAGCTCACTTGTTAATGATATTATTATGCCCCCTATCGGTGTTTTAATCGGTGGGGTTAAATTTACCGATTTAAGCATTGTAATTAAAGATGCTGTTCCTGCTAGCGTTAATAATTTAGGGCAAACCATTCCTGAAGTGCCTGCTGTAACGATTAATTATGGTAACTTTGTTCAAGTCGTTTTTGATTTTTTAATAATTGCATTTGTTATTTTTATGATGATAAAAATGATGAATCGATTGAAAAAGAAGGAAGACGAAACACCAGAACCTCCGGCTCAGCCAACAAAACAAGAATTGCTGCTTACAGAAATACGCGATTTGTTAAAAAAATAA
- a CDS encoding TonB-dependent receptor → MIYFKYIIVLILVGLNIWSIGQKYTISGYVRDKKSGEDLPAANVFVEELKKGTSTNNYGFFSLTLSKGTYTLKVSYIGYSDVTKKITLDKDQKLNFTLDPTVIQASEIVVTGERTNKNVESVEMSTYKLPVETIKEIPSFMGEVDVLKSIQLLPGVQSSGEGNSGFYVRGGGPDQNLILLDNAVVYNAGHLFGFFSIFNADAIKDLNLIKGGAPANYGGRLSSVLDISMKEGNNQTYHIDGGIGVIASRATVQGPIKKDTSSFLISGRRTYIDILTKPFIKGKLKGSGYYFYDLNAKINYRFSENNRLFLSGYFGRDVFSFKNSQDGFGVKFPWGNTTLSTRWNHVFNQKLFQNLTATFSDYHFIFDAEQDDFEFKMYSGVKDYSLSLDYTFLPNVLHTIKFGTQYTFHDFEPGSASARIGNTHFDTGKIIHYYANDAAIYINDEFDISEKIKLSAGIRPTLFQHVGPFTRYELDQNRQARDTLTYASMENIATYKNIEPRISFRYSINKSTSIKASYSQNYQYIQLASMSSATLPTDAWIPCTDKIKPQFAVQYAVGFFKNFKNDTYETSVELYYKTMDNLIDYKEGLTSDDNMANNPDNNFTFGSGKSFGAEFFVKRRFGKLNGWIGYTLSKTTRLFEEINNGKEYPAKYDRRHDLSVVLTYDLNEKWNFGAVFVYATGDATTLPISRYFIDGRIVSEYGERNSFRLAPYHRADISVNYNFPQKNKKWKSSLNFSVYNVYNRMNPYFIYFDTKTDLENYSITTKAKQVSLFSILPSITYNFNF, encoded by the coding sequence ATGATATATTTTAAATACATCATTGTATTAATTTTGGTAGGCTTAAATATATGGAGTATAGGACAAAAATATACAATAAGTGGCTATGTTCGCGATAAAAAATCGGGAGAAGATTTACCTGCAGCAAATGTTTTCGTTGAAGAATTAAAAAAAGGCACTTCTACTAATAATTATGGCTTCTTTTCGCTAACACTCTCCAAAGGCACTTACACATTAAAAGTATCGTATATTGGCTATAGCGATGTTACCAAAAAAATAACCCTCGATAAAGATCAAAAATTAAACTTCACACTCGATCCAACTGTTATTCAAGCATCAGAAATTGTAGTAACCGGTGAACGTACTAATAAAAACGTCGAAAGTGTTGAAATGAGCACCTATAAATTGCCAGTCGAAACCATAAAAGAAATACCTTCGTTTATGGGCGAAGTAGATGTGTTAAAATCAATACAATTATTACCAGGTGTACAATCATCGGGCGAAGGCAATAGTGGCTTTTACGTTCGAGGAGGAGGTCCCGATCAAAATTTAATTCTGCTCGACAATGCCGTTGTTTACAATGCCGGACATTTATTTGGCTTTTTCTCTATTTTCAATGCCGATGCGATTAAAGATTTAAACCTTATTAAAGGTGGTGCACCTGCTAATTACGGAGGTAGGTTATCATCTGTATTAGACATTAGCATGAAAGAGGGCAACAATCAAACCTATCATATCGATGGCGGTATTGGTGTTATTGCATCGAGAGCTACTGTACAAGGTCCTATTAAAAAAGACACCTCATCTTTTTTAATATCGGGTCGTAGAACTTATATCGATATACTAACTAAACCTTTTATTAAAGGTAAATTGAAAGGAAGTGGCTACTATTTCTATGATTTAAATGCAAAAATAAATTATCGTTTTTCAGAAAACAATCGACTATTTTTAAGTGGCTATTTTGGACGCGATGTATTTTCGTTTAAAAACAGCCAAGATGGTTTTGGTGTCAAATTCCCTTGGGGAAACACAACTTTATCGACCCGGTGGAATCATGTTTTTAACCAAAAGTTATTTCAAAATTTAACCGCAACTTTTAGCGATTATCATTTTATATTCGATGCCGAACAAGACGATTTTGAATTTAAAATGTACTCGGGAGTTAAAGATTACTCTCTATCGCTCGATTATACCTTTTTGCCCAATGTTTTACATACTATAAAATTCGGAACTCAATATACCTTTCACGACTTTGAACCAGGAAGCGCCTCTGCCCGTATTGGAAACACTCACTTCGATACAGGCAAAATTATTCATTATTACGCCAACGATGCAGCTATTTATATCAATGACGAATTTGATATAAGCGAAAAAATAAAGCTCTCAGCCGGAATCCGTCCTACTCTTTTTCAACATGTAGGTCCTTTTACACGCTACGAGTTAGATCAAAATCGACAAGCAAGAGATACTTTAACTTATGCGTCTATGGAAAATATTGCAACCTATAAAAACATAGAACCACGAATTTCATTCCGATATTCTATCAATAAAAGTACATCGATTAAAGCATCGTATTCTCAAAACTATCAATATATTCAATTAGCAAGCATGTCGTCAGCTACACTACCAACCGACGCATGGATTCCTTGCACCGATAAAATAAAACCACAATTTGCTGTTCAATATGCTGTTGGTTTCTTTAAAAACTTTAAAAACGACACTTACGAAACCTCTGTAGAGTTGTATTATAAAACAATGGATAATTTAATTGACTACAAAGAAGGTTTAACGAGCGACGATAACATGGCAAATAACCCCGATAATAACTTTACATTTGGCTCTGGAAAATCGTTTGGCGCAGAATTTTTTGTCAAACGACGATTCGGCAAACTCAATGGATGGATAGGATATACCCTTTCTAAAACAACACGACTTTTCGAAGAAATAAACAATGGTAAAGAATACCCTGCCAAATACGACCGACGTCACGATTTATCAGTTGTTTTAACTTACGATTTAAACGAAAAATGGAACTTCGGAGCAGTATTTGTTTATGCAACCGGCGATGCAACCACACTCCCCATATCACGATATTTTATTGATGGAAGAATAGTTAGCGAATATGGCGAACGTAATTCGTTTCGATTAGCACCTTATCATCGAGCCGATATTTCAGTCAATTATAACTTTCCCCAAAAAAACAAAAAATGGAAATCGTCGCTCAACTTTTCGGTTTATAATGTTTACAACCGCATGAACCCTTACTTTATCTATTTCGACACTAAAACCGATCTCGAAAACTATTCTATTACCACTAAAGCCAAACAAGTATCTTTATTTTCAATTTTACCATCGATTACCTACAATTTTAATTTTTAA
- a CDS encoding TIGR02221 family CRISPR-associated protein has translation MGKTIFLSFLGTNNYLECIYQFPDNQSVQTKYTQIAVIQKHINEINEFIFFLTEDAKKLNWEGETNLKSELNKLNIDESKIKTVDIPNGFNNDDLLNIFTKLTISTPEQANLVIDVTHSFRSLPITLSSVLEFLKKVKNVNIQHIYYGAFEVLGNPKDLQGKPIEERVAPMLDITYLSAIQDWTTAVDHFLKFGNISKLKQLSETTIKPILTKTKGQDQFASKIRNIVYTLNDLLTAIYTCRSKTILEIFLKNKNNNKSKLDTLLEDLDYILNNNDLLPQLNEPFKKIKEKVISINDEKTLISSIKIVQWCIDFNWIQQGYTLLQENLRSFIMTVFNKDYNNRDERENLSKALNIISKNIPENEWGAENKDSIKYYVDQKDKLYELAKLFTDLSDFRNDINHAGYRDNAINSRTLVDGLNSFYEKALEEIESFKINRLC, from the coding sequence ATGGGCAAAACAATATTCCTATCATTTTTAGGCACCAATAATTACTTAGAGTGTATTTATCAATTCCCCGATAATCAATCAGTGCAAACCAAATACACTCAAATTGCAGTTATTCAAAAACATATCAATGAAATAAACGAGTTTATCTTCTTTTTAACAGAAGATGCAAAAAAACTGAATTGGGAAGGCGAAACTAATTTAAAATCTGAATTAAACAAACTGAATATTGATGAAAGTAAAATTAAAACCGTTGATATACCCAATGGATTTAATAACGATGATTTGCTTAATATATTTACAAAATTAACAATTAGCACACCTGAGCAGGCTAACTTAGTAATAGATGTAACCCATTCATTTCGTTCTTTACCTATCACGCTTAGTTCAGTATTGGAATTTCTAAAAAAAGTAAAAAATGTAAACATTCAACACATTTACTATGGTGCTTTTGAAGTACTCGGAAATCCAAAAGACCTTCAAGGAAAACCTATAGAAGAAAGAGTCGCACCAATGCTCGATATTACCTACCTAAGCGCCATTCAGGATTGGACCACAGCCGTTGATCACTTCTTAAAATTTGGTAATATATCAAAACTAAAACAATTAAGTGAAACAACCATTAAACCCATATTAACAAAAACAAAAGGACAAGATCAATTTGCAAGTAAAATCAGGAACATCGTTTATACATTAAACGATCTATTAACAGCTATTTATACTTGCAGATCTAAAACTATACTTGAAATATTCTTAAAAAATAAAAACAATAATAAAAGCAAATTAGATACACTATTAGAAGATTTAGATTATATCTTAAACAATAATGACTTACTTCCACAATTAAACGAACCATTCAAAAAGATTAAAGAAAAAGTTATTTCAATAAACGATGAAAAAACACTAATAAGTTCTATTAAAATAGTTCAATGGTGCATAGATTTTAATTGGATTCAACAAGGATATACGCTACTGCAAGAAAATTTGCGTAGTTTTATTATGACTGTATTTAATAAAGATTATAATAATAGAGATGAGCGGGAAAATTTATCAAAGGCACTTAATATAATTAGTAAAAATATACCTGAAAATGAATGGGGAGCAGAAAATAAAGATTCAATAAAGTATTATGTTGACCAAAAAGATAAATTATATGAACTAGCAAAATTATTTACGGATTTAAGTGATTTCAGAAATGATATAAACCACGCCGGGTATCGGGATAATGCAATAAATTCAAGAACTTTAGTTGATGGATTAAATTCCTTTTATGAAAAAGCTTTAGAAGAAATTGAAAGTTTTAAAATTAACCGATTATGCTAA